A part of Magnetococcales bacterium genomic DNA contains:
- a CDS encoding GAF domain-containing protein — translation MAKHELVQRLGQLKDKQRQLNRSWNANGNKDLMEFFMEIMPKLVDAERCSIFIHDPVTDRVWLQCGTGLNEKQIVIPKTGSNVGKVIATGKHICINRREEQSPFARRVENQTGFATKNMLCVPIKSLTTKDIPGAIQVLNKKGRNKRDGFSEEDRVLLEKVALHLEMVTENIFLNQEMVDISDKLRGRIDFVEWIIKMWMGFMGVVVLASFGIIAYFTPHIIGIFQR, via the coding sequence TCGTTCCTGGAATGCCAATGGCAACAAGGATCTCATGGAATTTTTCATGGAGATCATGCCCAAGCTTGTGGATGCCGAGCGCTGCTCCATCTTTATCCACGATCCCGTCACCGACCGGGTCTGGCTTCAGTGTGGCACCGGCCTCAACGAAAAACAGATCGTCATTCCCAAAACCGGCTCCAATGTCGGCAAGGTGATCGCCACTGGCAAGCATATCTGCATCAACCGCCGGGAGGAGCAATCCCCCTTTGCCCGCCGGGTGGAAAATCAGACCGGTTTTGCCACCAAGAATATGCTCTGCGTACCGATCAAAAGCCTCACCACCAAGGATATCCCCGGGGCGATCCAGGTGCTCAACAAAAAGGGCCGCAACAAGCGGGATGGTTTTTCCGAGGAGGATCGGGTGCTTCTGGAAAAGGTCGCCCTGCATCTGGAGATGGTCACCGAAAACATCTTCCTCAATCAGGAGATGGTAGATATTTCCGACAAGTTGCGCGGGCGGATCGACTTTGTCGAATGGATCATCAAAATGTGGATGGGCTTTATGGGGGTGGTGGTTCTCGCTTCCTTTGGCATCATCGCCTATTTCACACCCCACATCATCGGTATTTTTCAGCGCTAG